A single region of the Lactobacillus isalae genome encodes:
- the pgmB gene encoding beta-phosphoglucomutase, with amino-acid sequence MLKGLIFDLDGVLTNSAVYHLTAWNNLANELGISLTDEQLDSLRGISRMDSLNLILKYGGQEDKYSEAEKEKFAAEKNTKFVEQVEKMTPADILPGIPQLLSDAKKQNLKMVIASASKNAPKILTKLGIMDEFDGIVDPATLHRGKPDPEIYEKAQKLIGLNADEVISFEDAQAGVQSIKSAGQFAVGIGDKEVLKEADYIVPTTKELKLSEIESVFNKK; translated from the coding sequence ATGCTTAAAGGCTTAATTTTTGACTTAGATGGTGTTTTAACTAACTCAGCTGTTTATCACTTAACTGCTTGGAATAATTTGGCCAATGAATTAGGAATTAGCTTAACGGATGAACAACTTGACAGCTTAAGGGGTATTTCAAGAATGGATTCATTAAATCTAATTTTGAAATATGGCGGTCAAGAGGATAAATATTCTGAAGCTGAAAAAGAAAAATTTGCAGCAGAAAAAAATACTAAATTTGTTGAACAAGTAGAAAAAATGACGCCAGCAGATATTTTGCCAGGTATTCCTCAGTTGCTTAGTGATGCAAAGAAACAAAACTTAAAAATGGTTATTGCTTCTGCCTCAAAAAATGCACCTAAGATTTTAACTAAATTAGGAATTATGGATGAATTTGATGGCATTGTTGATCCAGCGACTCTTCATCGTGGAAAGCCAGATCCAGAAATTTATGAAAAGGCACAAAAGTTGATTGGATTAAATGCGGATGAAGTAATTAGCTTTGAAGATGCTCAAGCAGGAGTCCAATCAATCAAGAGTGCTGGGCAATTTGCAGTAGGGATCGGAGATAAAGAAGTCTTAAAAGAGGCTGATTATATTGTTCCAACTACTAAAGAATTAAAACTTTCAGAAATTGAATCAGTTTTTAATAAAAAATAA
- a CDS encoding ABC transporter ATP-binding protein — MVEVDLNHIYKKYEGNDKYSVNDFDLHIKDKEFIVFVGPSGCGKSTTLRMVAGLEDISKGTLEIDHKVMNDVAPKDRNIAMVFQNYALYPHMSIYDNMAFGLKLRHYKKDEIDKRVKHAADILGLSEYLDKKPSELSGGQRQRVALGRAIVRDAPIFLMDEPLSNLDAKLRVTMRAEIAKLHQNLGTTTIYVTHDQTEAMTLADRVVVMSVGQVQQIGTPLEVYNKPVNMFVAGFIGSPQMNFFNVHFKGNRISDGKGLDIEIPEGKAKMLKEKGYEDKDLVFGIRPEDIHSEEAFLETWPNQTVKSTVVVSELLGSTIQLYQKVDGTEFVAIVNARDYHTPGDKVEMGFDVNKAHFFDKDTTNAIR; from the coding sequence ATGGTTGAAGTAGATTTAAACCATATCTATAAAAAGTACGAAGGAAATGATAAATATTCAGTAAATGACTTTGATTTACATATCAAAGACAAGGAATTTATCGTTTTTGTTGGGCCATCTGGTTGTGGTAAGTCAACTACTTTAAGAATGGTTGCTGGTCTGGAAGATATTTCTAAGGGTACTTTAGAAATTGACCATAAAGTAATGAACGATGTGGCACCTAAAGATAGAAACATCGCCATGGTATTCCAGAACTATGCTTTATACCCTCATATGTCTATTTATGACAACATGGCCTTTGGTTTGAAACTTCGTCACTATAAGAAGGATGAAATCGATAAACGGGTTAAACATGCCGCTGATATCTTAGGTTTGTCTGAATACCTTGATAAAAAGCCATCTGAATTATCTGGTGGTCAAAGACAGCGTGTTGCCTTAGGACGTGCAATTGTGCGTGATGCACCAATCTTCTTGATGGACGAACCATTATCAAACCTGGATGCAAAGTTACGTGTCACAATGCGTGCCGAAATTGCTAAATTACACCAAAATTTAGGTACTACTACAATTTATGTTACTCACGATCAAACTGAAGCCATGACTTTAGCTGATCGAGTAGTTGTTATGTCTGTTGGTCAAGTTCAACAAATTGGTACGCCACTAGAAGTTTATAACAAGCCTGTAAATATGTTTGTTGCTGGTTTTATTGGTTCTCCTCAAATGAACTTCTTTAATGTTCACTTTAAGGGAAATCGAATTAGCGACGGCAAAGGTTTAGACATCGAAATTCCTGAAGGTAAGGCAAAGATGCTTAAGGAAAAGGGATATGAAGATAAGGACTTAGTATTTGGTATTCGTCCTGAAGATATCCACTCAGAGGAAGCCTTCCTTGAAACTTGGCCTAACCAAACAGTTAAATCAACAGTTGTTGTTTCAGAATTGCTTGGTTCAACTATTCAACTTTATCAAAAAGTTGATGGTACTGAATTTGTAGCCATTGTAAATGCTCGTGACTACCATACTCCAGGCGACAAGGTAGAAATGGGATTTGATGTAAACAAGGCTCACTTCTTTGATAAGGATACAACGAATGCAATTCGTTAA
- a CDS encoding extracellular solute-binding protein, with product MKLWKKLALGSVVALSAISLTACGKSSNSNESKNSDKQLTLWVDTARVSWYKGVVKDFEKEHPNIKVKVTQNPNGSANAKTDVGKDPSKAADVFGVPNDQLGQMADSGYINPLSPSDTKEIKKNSVPEAYKGVEWKGKLYAYPYAEQAQTVYYDKSKLSPEDVKSWKTMTSKGVVATDFTNAYVMWPVMFSAGTKLFGDSGEDVKGSTMDSQNGVNAMKWYAEQKNNKGVMQTSNALNQLKKGNANAILDGPWNAANIKKILGKNLGVAPYPTIEVGGKTAQMEAFLGIECFAVNSHTSNAKNAAILAKYLSNKENQLIVHKNAGEIPVNKAAQNTAEVKNDPVAKAVIQMAQPGYSVLQPKLPQMSIFWNDSAPLISGAYDGKIKPSQYKTKLAKLQKSISKKE from the coding sequence ATGAAGTTATGGAAAAAATTAGCTTTAGGTAGTGTCGTAGCTCTATCAGCTATCTCATTAACTGCTTGTGGAAAGAGCTCTAACTCAAACGAATCAAAGAACTCAGATAAACAATTAACTCTTTGGGTTGATACAGCTCGTGTTAGTTGGTACAAGGGTGTTGTAAAGGATTTTGAAAAGGAACACCCTAACATTAAAGTTAAGGTTACTCAAAACCCTAATGGTTCTGCTAATGCTAAGACTGACGTTGGTAAGGACCCTTCAAAGGCTGCCGATGTATTTGGTGTCCCAAATGACCAATTAGGTCAAATGGCAGATTCAGGTTACATCAACCCACTTTCACCATCTGACACTAAAGAAATTAAGAAGAACTCAGTTCCAGAAGCTTACAAAGGTGTTGAATGGAAAGGCAAGCTTTATGCATATCCATACGCAGAACAAGCTCAAACTGTTTACTACGACAAATCTAAGCTTTCACCAGAAGATGTTAAATCCTGGAAGACCATGACTTCTAAAGGTGTAGTTGCAACTGACTTTACTAATGCTTATGTAATGTGGCCAGTAATGTTCTCAGCAGGCACTAAGTTATTTGGTGACAGCGGAGAAGACGTTAAGGGTTCAACCATGGACTCACAAAATGGTGTAAACGCAATGAAGTGGTACGCAGAACAAAAGAACAACAAAGGTGTTATGCAAACTTCTAATGCGCTTAACCAATTAAAGAAGGGTAACGCTAATGCTATCTTAGATGGTCCATGGAATGCCGCAAACATTAAGAAGATTTTAGGCAAGAACTTAGGTGTTGCTCCATATCCAACTATTGAAGTTGGTGGTAAGACTGCTCAAATGGAAGCTTTCTTAGGTATTGAATGTTTTGCAGTTAACTCACATACTTCTAACGCTAAGAATGCCGCAATTTTGGCTAAATACTTATCAAACAAGGAAAACCAATTAATTGTTCACAAGAATGCTGGTGAAATTCCTGTAAACAAGGCAGCTCAAAATACTGCAGAAGTTAAGAACGACCCAGTTGCTAAGGCCGTAATTCAAATGGCACAACCAGGCTACTCAGTTCTTCAACCAAAATTGCCACAAATGTCAATTTTCTGGAATGACTCAGCTCCATTAATCAGTGGTGCATATGACGGCAAGATTAAGCCATCACAATACAAGACTAAGCTTGCTAAATTACAAAAGAGTATTTCTAAGAAAGAATAA